One Gammaproteobacteria bacterium genomic window, CCCCGCATCCACAAAACCCTGACGCCGCAGGCGGCAGGCATCGCAGCGGCCGCAGGCATGACCGGCGGCATCGGCCTGATAACAGGACACCGTGAGGCGGTAGTCCACCCCCAGGCGCAGGCCGGTTTGAATGATCTCGGCTTTGCTGAGCTCAATGAGCGGGGCGTGGATGTGAAACGGCCGGCCTTCCACCCCGGCTTTGGTGGCCAGCCTGGCCAAGTGCCCGAAAGCGGCAATGAACTGGGGACGGCAATCGGGATAGCCCGAATAATCCACCGCATTGACCCCGATGAACAAATCCTGGGCCCCCAGCACCTCGGCCCATCCCAGCGCCAGGGCCAAGAACACGGTGTTGCGGGCTGGCACGTAGGTGATGGGAATGCCCGTCGTGGCCGCTTCGGGCACGGCCAACGCGGGGTCGGTGAGGGCTGAGCCGCCAATGGCGGCAAGATCGAGCCGCAATGTTTTGTGCTCCACTGCCCCTTGGGCTTCGGCCACCCGGCGGGCGGCTTGCAGTTCCGCGCCGTGGCGCTGGCCGTAGTCAATGCTCAAGGCGTAACAGCGGTAGCCTTCGTGCCGGGCGACGGCCAGAGCAGTGGCGGAATCCAGGCCACCGGAAACCAACACCACCGCTTTGCGTCCTGCCGTCATGGCTTCAATGTCCCGCCTTATTGCCCCACAGGTATTTGTGGAGTTGAATTTGAAAACGCACCGGCAGCCGGTCGCGCACGATCCAGTCTGCCAATTGACGGGCCTCCAGTCCGCCGCTGCTGGGGGAAAACAGCACTTCGCAGCGCTGATTCAGCGCGCGGTCCTTTACCGTGGTCACGGCCCAGTGATAGTCCTGCTCGCTGCAGATTACGAATTTCACTTGATCCTGCGGGCGGAGCTGGTCGATGTTCGACCAATGGTTGCGCTGCGCCTCGCCGGAGCCGGGGGTTTTGATGTCCACCACTTTGATGACCCGGGGATCCACCGGGGCAATGTCCAGCATACCGCCGGTTTCCAGTGATACGTCATAGGATGCATTGCAAAACGCCGTCAACAAAGGCAGGCAGGCCTTTTGCGCCAGAGGCTCACCGCCGGTGACCGTCACATGCCGTACGCCGTGGCTGGCCACTTGTTGCAGGATATCGGGCAAGGCCCACCACGCCCCGCCGTGGAAAGCATAAGCCGTGTCACAATAGACACAACGGGCGGGGCAGCCTGTCAGGCGAACGAACACCGTTGGCCAGCCGACGCTGCGGGACTCACCTTGCAAAGAGAGGAATATTTCGGTGATGCGAAGGCGTTCCATTGAAATGCGGGCTTGCTGATGCACGCGTTCGGCAGCGGCTTGGGTTCTGCCATGCTGTGAAAAAGCCGGTCTGGGTGCCCCCCTCCAGGTGGCGCAACAAAAACTAGTGTCCTTCTGCGTGCATACGCTGCAATCGCTGCTCCGCCATTGCTGCCGCCGTGCTTTGGGGAAAGCGGCTCACCACCGCCTCCAGCGCTTCCCGGGCCGGGGGCCAGTGGCCCAATTCATAATAGGTGTATCCCAGTTTCAACAGGGAATCCGGCACTTTGGAGCTTTGCGGATAGGTATCAACGACTTTTTGGAATTCTTTGATCGCCTCGCGGAAACGGCGGGTGACATAGTGGGCTTCGCCCAACCAATACTGGGCATTGTCAGCGTAATCGCCCTGGGGATAGTTGGCCAATAAGGCGCGGAAGGCGACGATGGCATCATCGTAGCGCCCTTGTTTCAAGAGCTCGAAAGCCTGCTGGTAAGCCACACGCTCAGAGCCTGTAGCGGTTCCGCTCCCGCCTGGAGCCGGCCCGGATGGGGCGGCAACGGCCAACGGCGCTGAGGGCGTCGTGGCAGGACCCGTGGCTGGCGGCGGCGAGCTTCCGCCGGTGGACGCTCCCGCCGCTGCCGCAGGGACTGCGGTAGCAGGCGCTGCACCCGCCCGTTCGAGTTGCTGCAGCCGGCGATCAACATCCAGGTACAGGTCACGTTGCCGTTGCTTGATGCCGGCCAGTTCGTTGTCCTTGACTTCCAGTTCGCCCCGCAAGCGTTGCACTTCCTGTTGCAGCTGTTCGAGCTGGGTGAACATCTGCATCAGCGCGCCGCTTTCCATCATGCGCTCCAAGCGTTCGAGGCGGGCATCAGTGTCTGTCCGGGAGGCTTTTTCCGCGGCCACAGGCGACGTCAGCGCCACCACCGGGGCACCGCCTTTCGCGGCCGCCAAAGCTCCGGTTGTGCCGCCGCACAGCGCGGCAATGAGACAAACTTGACGCAATGGTGTTTTGTTCATCAGCGTTGATACACAAATTCGACACGGCGGTTAAGACGCCAGGCGGATTCATCATGACCGGCCACGGCGGGCTTTTCTTCCCCGTAACTCACCATTTCGATTTGGGCTGGCGCGACACCCAGCAGCAACAGCATTTGTCGTACACTCAGGCAGCGGCGCTCTCCCAGGGCCAGGTTGTATTCGCGGGAGCCGCGTTCATCGGCATGACATTCCAGCGTTACCGTCATCGAAGGGCGTGCGACCAGGTAGGCGGCATGTGCTTCGATGACGGTGCGGTCTTCGTTGCGGACGGTGCTGCTGTCGAAGTCGAAGTAGACGGTGCGTTTCGCTACCGCACTGTTGGGGTCATCCAGCGGATCAAGGGGGGTGCCCTCCGCCCCGGCCGCCGTTGCCGGCAGGGCCGTCATTTCGGCACCGCTGTCCGGGGCCAGGCCGGAGGTGGTGGCACCGGCGGCGCCACTGCCGGCGGCGGGGCTGGCAGTGGGCGTTTCGCCGGCTGACCCTTCGTCCGTCACCCCGCCTTTGGTGCCGCACGCCGCGACCGCTGTCACAGCCACCATCACCAACAATGCCTTTAGCCATTTGTCCATTTAAGGATCCTCTCTTGAATTGGTTCTGAAATCCTCACTGTCGCCGGGCGGGACTCCACTATTGACGAAACGGTGACCACGCCGGCTCGCGCGTGTCACCCTGCCGGGAATACAAGCGTTGCCGCACATTGCCGTCCACTGACACGGCGCGCAGCACGCCCTGCTTGTTGGCCTCGCTGGCATAAATGACCATGCTACCATTGGGCGCGAAGCTGGGCGACTCGTCCAGGTCCCCATCGGAAACGATCTGCATGGTGCGGCTTGCCAGGTCCATCACGGCGATGCGGTAGCGGCCCTGGTCACCGTTGACAAAGGCAATTCGCTTGCCGTTCTGGGCGATGCTCGCCCGGGCATTGTAACGCCCCTCGAAGGTCAGGCGTTCCACCCGTCCTCCCCGCACGGCCGTACGGTACAGCTGGGGTGCTCCGCCCCGGTCGGAGGTAAAAATAATATGCTTGCCGTCCGCCGTCCATACCGGTTCGGTGTCGATGGAAAAATGGTGAGTGACACGCTGCAACCGTTTGGTGGCCAGTTCCAGAGTATAAATCTCCGGATTGCCGTCTTTGGACAAGACCAGCGCAAGCTGTTTGCCATCGGGTGACCAGGCGGGTGCGCCATTGAGGCCGCGGGTATCGGAAGCCAGGCTGCGCTGGCCGCTGGACAGGTCTTGAATATAGATCTGCGGGCGCTTGTTTTCAAAGGAGACATAAGCCAGCTTGCTGCCGTCCGGCGACCAGGCCGGCGATAACAGAGGTTCTTTGGAATTCACCACCGGACGGGGGTTGAAGCCGTCTGCGTCCGCCACTTGCAGGGAATAGCGCCGCTCACCATTTCCGTTTTCGACCATGGTGACGTAGGCGATGCGCGTGTCGAAGGCGCCAGGTTCCCCGGTCAGTGTCTCGTACACAATGTCCGCAATCTGATGAGCGGTGCGCCGCAATCCCTTGGCGCGACTGCGAATGCTGTAACCGGTGAGTTGTACACCCCGGAACACGTCGAACAATTGGAACTGCACCGTATAGCCGGCTCCCCGGGGTATGACTTTACCGATCAGCAAACTCTCCACGTTCAACAGACGCCAGTCACGAAAGTTGACCTGGCTGCCATCCACCGGCCGGGACAGCATGTCTTTTTCGGCCATGGGAGCAAAACGGCCGCTGCGCTTGAGATCCGCGGCTACAATTTTCGCCAGGTCCATTCCCGCCTGGCCACCCTCCCAGCCGAAGGGCACCACCGCGATAGGCTGGGCACCCGCCACCCCTTGCGTGACTTCCACAGTCAATGCGGCCAGCGCCGCCTGGGTGACACCCAGCAGCAATGCCAGGGCGAGTGGCAAGCTACGGAGTAAACTCATGATCGATCAGCTCCTCGGCGGGTAATTGACGTTAACGATGATTTCTCGTTCAAACAGGGCCGGATCCGGCGGGGGGGGCAGCGGCGATGCCTTTAATACGGCGTTTTCCACCGATCTTACCACAGCCGGATCGGCAGGGTTACAGCGCTCCACATCAACGTTGATGACATGGCCACCGGGGGCCTGGGTCACCAACACCCTGCATTTGATGTCCGAATTGATGGGCCGGTTCCAGTTGCGATCAATTTTCTGCCCTATGGTGCGTTCGTACTGATCACGCAAAGCCGCCAGCTCACGTTGCCTTTCCCGCTCCATACGCGCCTGCTCCGCAGCCAGCTGCTCCTGCAACTGGCGTTCAAGCTCCCGGCGTTGGCGTTCTTCCGCCGCCTTGCGTCTGGCTTCTTGTTCCGCTTTTTTGCGCGCTTCTTCCGCTTTGCGTTGGGCAGCC contains:
- the pal gene encoding peptidoglycan-associated lipoprotein Pal produces the protein MTALPATAAGAEGTPLDPLDDPNSAVAKRTVYFDFDSSTVRNEDRTVIEAHAAYLVARPSMTVTLECHADERGSREYNLALGERRCLSVRQMLLLLGVAPAQIEMVSYGEEKPAVAGHDESAWRLNRRVEFVYQR
- the ybgF gene encoding tol-pal system protein YbgF; this encodes MNKTPLRQVCLIAALCGGTTGALAAAKGGAPVVALTSPVAAEKASRTDTDARLERLERMMESGALMQMFTQLEQLQQEVQRLRGELEVKDNELAGIKQRQRDLYLDVDRRLQQLERAGAAPATAVPAAAAGASTGGSSPPPATGPATTPSAPLAVAAPSGPAPGGSGTATGSERVAYQQAFELLKQGRYDDAIVAFRALLANYPQGDYADNAQYWLGEAHYVTRRFREAIKEFQKVVDTYPQSSKVPDSLLKLGYTYYELGHWPPAREALEAVVSRFPQSTAAAMAEQRLQRMHAEGH
- the queE gene encoding 7-carboxy-7-deazaguanine synthase QueE, with translation MERLRITEIFLSLQGESRSVGWPTVFVRLTGCPARCVYCDTAYAFHGGAWWALPDILQQVASHGVRHVTVTGGEPLAQKACLPLLTAFCNASYDVSLETGGMLDIAPVDPRVIKVVDIKTPGSGEAQRNHWSNIDQLRPQDQVKFVICSEQDYHWAVTTVKDRALNQRCEVLFSPSSGGLEARQLADWIVRDRLPVRFQIQLHKYLWGNKAGH
- the queC gene encoding 7-cyano-7-deazaguanine synthase QueC, with the translated sequence MTAGRKAVVLVSGGLDSATALAVARHEGYRCYALSIDYGQRHGAELQAARRVAEAQGAVEHKTLRLDLAAIGGSALTDPALAVPEAATTGIPITYVPARNTVFLALALGWAEVLGAQDLFIGVNAVDYSGYPDCRPQFIAAFGHLARLATKAGVEGRPFHIHAPLIELSKAEIIQTGLRLGVDYRLTVSCYQADAAGHACGRCDACRLRRQGFVDAGVADPTLYQEAGV
- the tolB gene encoding Tol-Pal system beta propeller repeat protein TolB, coding for MSLLRSLPLALALLLGVTQAALAALTVEVTQGVAGAQPIAVVPFGWEGGQAGMDLAKIVAADLKRSGRFAPMAEKDMLSRPVDGSQVNFRDWRLLNVESLLIGKVIPRGAGYTVQFQLFDVFRGVQLTGYSIRSRAKGLRRTAHQIADIVYETLTGEPGAFDTRIAYVTMVENGNGERRYSLQVADADGFNPRPVVNSKEPLLSPAWSPDGSKLAYVSFENKRPQIYIQDLSSGQRSLASDTRGLNGAPAWSPDGKQLALVLSKDGNPEIYTLELATKRLQRVTHHFSIDTEPVWTADGKHIIFTSDRGGAPQLYRTAVRGGRVERLTFEGRYNARASIAQNGKRIAFVNGDQGRYRIAVMDLASRTMQIVSDGDLDESPSFAPNGSMVIYASEANKQGVLRAVSVDGNVRQRLYSRQGDTREPAWSPFRQ